The window AAAAGTTTAGTCTGTCAGATTCTACTGTGTCGCGGGATGGTCGCTCCCGTGTCGCTCTTCGGTCCGGTGGTCTGCTTCCTCGTAGATGAGCGACACCTCGTCGGCGTAGCGGTCCAAGATGTTCCGCCGTTTCTTCTTCATCGTCGGCGTCATCAGGTCGTTGTCCTCGGAGAACTCTTCGGGGACGATGCGGAACTGTTTGATCTTCTCGTACGACTCGAAGTTCTCGTTCGCCTCGTCCACCTCTCGCTGGATTCGCGCTTCGACCCGGTCGTCGCGGCAGATGGCCTTCGGGTCCTCTGGCAGGTCGATTCCCTCCGCGTCGGCCCACTTCCGCAGACCGTCGAAACTCGGGACGATGAGCGCGGAGATGAAGCGGTGGCCATCGCCGAGGACCATGCACTGTTCGACGACAGACGACGACGCGAAAGCGTCTTCGATGGGTCCGGGGGCGACGTTCTTGCCCGTCGAGAGGACGAGAATCTGTTTGGCGCGTTCGCGGAACGTGATGTAACCGTCGGGGCGGAGTTCGACGATGTCACCGGTACGGAACCAGCGATTTCCGTCGTCGTCTTCGACGAAGGCCGCCTCAGTCTCTTCGGGGAGGTTCCAGTATCCGCTCGTGACGTTCGGGCCGCGCACGAGGAGTTCACCGACGTCGCCGCCTGCGGCACCGAGTTGGTCGCCGACGACGCTCTTGTCGAGTTTTACTTCGACGTCTTGGAGGGGGTAACCGATGGTGCCGATTTTCGGTTCTTCGGGTGGGTTGACCGTGATGACGGGCGACGTCTCCGTGAGGCCGTATCCCTCGTAGATGGGCAGGCCCATGGCGTGGTAGAGCGCACAGAGTTCCGCCGAGAGACTGCCGCCACCACTGATGAAGAAGTCGAGGTTGCCGCCGAGTGCCTCGCGTACTTGCTCGAAGACGAGTCGGTCGGCGATGCGGTGTTTCAGTGTGAGTCCGAATCCGGGGGCGTCGGTCGTGTGGTAGTCTTGGCCGACTTCGACGGCCCACTCGAAGATACGCTTCTTGACGGGTGACTCACTGGCTTGCGTTCGAATCGCGTCGTAGAGTTTCTCGTACACTCGCGGGACACTCGTCGCGCTCGTCGGTCGAACGAGTTGGAAGTCTTCGCGCAGTGTGTCTGGACTCTCTGCGTAGGCGACGGACCCACCCGCGGCGAACACCAAGAAGTGGCCCGCCATCCGTTCGAAGACGTGTGCAAGCGGGAGGAACGAGAGTCCGACCGTGTCGGTGCCAAAGACGGGTAAGTCACCTTTGTCCGAGCGCGGGCCGAAGCGTCGATAGGCCTCGTTGACGTTCGACCGGAAGTTCCAGTGGGTGAGTTGGACGCCCTTCGGCCGACCCGTCGTCCCGGAGGTGTAGATGAGACTCGCGAGGTCGTCGGGGTCACGTTCGTCGAGCCACGATTCGTAGGTCGCTTCGTCGAAGACCTCCTCACCGCGCCGGTAGAGTTCGCCGAGTGTCAGGATGTCGTCGCGGTCCTCGTAGCCTTCGTACTCGTCGATGACGACGACGAACTCTAAGTCGAGGTCGTCTTCGACGGCGAGGACGCGTTCGAGGAGTTCCTGGTTCTCCACGACGACGGCGTTCGCGCCGGGGTCGGACAGGAGG is drawn from Haloferax litoreum and contains these coding sequences:
- a CDS encoding AMP-dependent synthetase/ligase, with the protein product MDWRDAEAAFDDPVIGRTTLPRMFEESAARNASRIAQRYKGGVYDRSLVDAGVVPAAPSSDYGELTYETMRDVVRNLAAGFRELGLGTNDRVGILAHTRMEWAQTDFAVLGAGCVVTTVYTSSSERQVQYLLSDPGANAVVVENQELLERVLAVEDDLDLEFVVVIDEYEGYEDRDDILTLGELYRRGEEVFDEATYESWLDERDPDDLASLIYTSGTTGRPKGVQLTHWNFRSNVNEAYRRFGPRSDKGDLPVFGTDTVGLSFLPLAHVFERMAGHFLVFAAGGSVAYAESPDTLREDFQLVRPTSATSVPRVYEKLYDAIRTQASESPVKKRIFEWAVEVGQDYHTTDAPGFGLTLKHRIADRLVFEQVREALGGNLDFFISGGGSLSAELCALYHAMGLPIYEGYGLTETSPVITVNPPEEPKIGTIGYPLQDVEVKLDKSVVGDQLGAAGGDVGELLVRGPNVTSGYWNLPEETEAAFVEDDDGNRWFRTGDIVELRPDGYITFRERAKQILVLSTGKNVAPGPIEDAFASSSVVEQCMVLGDGHRFISALIVPSFDGLRKWADAEGIDLPEDPKAICRDDRVEARIQREVDEANENFESYEKIKQFRIVPEEFSEDNDLMTPTMKKKRRNILDRYADEVSLIYEEADHRTEERHGSDHPATQ